A single Phycisphaerae bacterium DNA region contains:
- the folE gene encoding GTP cyclohydrolase I FolE, producing MGQVCPADFKIDKERIARAVREILAAIGDNPDREGLRDTPARVARMYEELFSGLRQDPRSLLMTVFTEKYDELVVLRDIPFNSMCEHHLMPFEGKAHVAYLPDGKVVGLSKLARVVDAYALRPQVQERLTTQIADVIMSELAAQGAAVVIEAVHTCMTCRGVKKPGSVMVTSAIRGVCAENSATRAEVMSLLHK from the coding sequence ATGGGTCAGGTTTGTCCCGCAGATTTCAAGATCGACAAGGAGCGGATCGCTCGCGCGGTCCGCGAGATTCTCGCCGCCATCGGAGACAATCCGGATCGCGAAGGACTCCGCGACACGCCCGCACGCGTTGCACGAATGTACGAGGAGTTGTTCAGCGGACTCCGCCAGGACCCCAGATCACTCCTGATGACGGTCTTCACCGAAAAGTACGACGAGTTGGTCGTCCTTCGCGATATCCCTTTCAACTCCATGTGCGAGCACCACCTCATGCCCTTCGAAGGCAAAGCCCATGTCGCCTATCTCCCCGATGGAAAAGTTGTCGGCCTCTCAAAGCTCGCCCGCGTCGTCGACGCTTACGCGCTAAGACCGCAGGTGCAGGAACGGCTGACAACCCAGATCGCCGATGTCATCATGTCCGAACTCGCGGCGCAGGGAGCCGCCGTCGTCATTGAGGCCGTTCACACATGTATGACCTGTCGCGGCGTGAAGAAGCCCGGCAGCGTCATGGTCACATCAGCCATTCGCGGAGTTTGTGCGGAAAATTCGGCCACCCGTGCCGAAGTCATGAGCCTGCTGCATAAGTGA
- a CDS encoding tetratricopeptide repeat protein — MFTNRRHPTPFLLALAALLMLCGDATLAWGQSRGARSGGNQATSIRRSGGNQATSVRRSGGNIGRSSHSFASAPRQVRSAPGVTRGQSLGSGVIRTQPRTTSITQSFGNGGTGQTLARSPRAISGQTTSTRPPSRIGSSSWASAQGAFQTRQGGSPNGVVRSNQSHSHSNSPAVVSPARPFGVNRNGLGVTGQAIRPSERPAGYRSTYRAGQPIGGRNLGAVSACGPTESRINNWSNPRRVGGFTGLPIRNGCIGEPRRVGSIVGCQPSYRYFPRGGYCGPGFGFGGGYFNYGGYAWRYPIYGGSTIISIGGSASDIYYDEDVFAPLSTDVEITEQEAEAYEAAAFDQYQRSQAALQDRALNDFGTRHTDASQPGTAPGEAEIHATPSAPTVDPAAVRIGEALGRGDRAFELGRYDEAREEYIRAIVWDGDDPSVRIALGLAEYSLGAYTDASIAIRRGVARSPSLATSAFDLRAAYGVEADFPAHLRMLSDHVAANPDDSDSKFLLGFIHYFSGRRDEGRRLLSEYLADITHDDSVREFIETARVTRP, encoded by the coding sequence ATGTTCACCAACCGACGCCATCCGACCCCATTTCTGCTCGCCCTCGCAGCCTTATTGATGCTCTGCGGAGACGCGACGCTCGCGTGGGGCCAGTCGCGCGGCGCACGCTCCGGCGGAAATCAGGCTACGAGCATCCGCCGCTCCGGTGGAAATCAGGCCACGAGCGTCCGCCGTTCCGGCGGTAACATCGGTCGTTCATCCCACAGTTTCGCCTCCGCGCCGCGCCAGGTCCGGTCCGCGCCCGGTGTCACGCGAGGCCAGTCGCTCGGTTCCGGCGTCATTCGAACGCAGCCGCGAACCACGTCGATTACCCAATCATTCGGCAACGGCGGAACCGGTCAGACCTTGGCTCGCAGTCCGCGTGCGATTAGTGGCCAAACTACTTCCACACGACCGCCGAGCCGCATAGGCTCTTCGTCATGGGCCTCCGCGCAAGGCGCATTTCAGACGAGGCAGGGTGGATCGCCAAACGGCGTGGTCCGCTCCAATCAATCTCATTCTCATTCAAACTCGCCGGCAGTCGTCTCCCCGGCGCGCCCGTTCGGCGTCAACCGAAATGGCCTCGGCGTCACAGGCCAGGCCATTCGACCGTCGGAGCGGCCCGCCGGCTACCGCAGTACCTATCGAGCCGGGCAGCCGATTGGCGGACGCAATCTGGGCGCGGTCAGCGCCTGCGGCCCAACCGAATCGCGAATTAATAACTGGTCAAATCCGCGGCGCGTCGGCGGTTTCACAGGATTGCCGATTCGAAACGGCTGCATCGGCGAACCCAGGCGAGTCGGATCGATCGTCGGCTGCCAGCCCAGCTATCGGTACTTCCCGCGCGGCGGCTACTGCGGCCCGGGATTTGGTTTCGGCGGCGGCTATTTCAACTACGGCGGGTACGCCTGGCGCTATCCGATCTACGGCGGATCCACCATCATCAGCATCGGCGGCTCCGCGTCCGACATCTACTACGACGAAGATGTGTTCGCACCGCTCTCCACCGATGTTGAAATCACCGAACAGGAAGCGGAAGCCTACGAGGCCGCCGCATTCGATCAATATCAGCGAAGCCAGGCCGCGCTCCAGGATCGAGCGCTGAACGATTTCGGAACCCGTCACACCGACGCTTCCCAACCCGGAACGGCCCCGGGCGAAGCCGAGATACATGCCACGCCCTCGGCACCAACCGTCGATCCCGCTGCCGTCAGAATCGGTGAGGCCCTCGGTCGTGGGGATCGAGCCTTCGAACTCGGCCGATACGACGAAGCCCGCGAGGAGTACATCCGGGCAATCGTGTGGGACGGTGACGATCCGAGCGTACGGATCGCGCTGGGACTGGCGGAATATTCCCTCGGTGCCTACACGGATGCGTCAATAGCCATTCGGCGCGGCGTCGCCCGCTCACCGTCACTGGCCACGTCGGCATTCGATCTGCGAGCGGCCTACGGCGTTGAAGCGGATTTTCCCGCTCACCTCCGAATGCTCTCGGATCATGTCGCGGCCAACCCCGACGACAGCGATTCGAAATTCCTGCTCGGATTTATTCATTATTTCTCAGGCCGACGCGACGAAGGGCGTCGACTGCTCAGCGAGTATCTCGCCGACATCACTCATGACGACTCCGTTCGAGAGTTCATCGAGACCGCACGCGTGACCAGACCCTGA
- the rimO gene encoding 30S ribosomal protein S12 methylthiotransferase RimO has protein sequence MTMPSVSFVSLGCPKNLVDSEKMLGMLAEAGCPIVGGDTGTGDVMIVNTCGFLAASRDEAVGILREAAEQKNRGEIKRLVVAGCLVQRDGRGLLEDVPEIDALVGVHNRADIVRAVTGVHLSRPGRGATAKTPASTGTTSGRTAAASTGGRTGSGDLFLGEYHANSWIGANKSDRARLRLTPVHYAYLRMSEGCNQKCTFCTIPSIRGPMHSKSVREIMAEARELITDGAVEINLLGQDTTSYGTDIAYEPGLSGLLRKLNTLEGVEWIRLMYAYPSDFTDDMIEAIADCEKVAKYIDMPLQHISDRVLKSMHRRVTRKQTESLLARLRERIPGVSIRTTFIAGFPGETDAEHRELREFIREFGFDMLGVFPYSNEPGTPAHRMKGHLPPALIQERVEDLMLTQQEVAFKRASARRGERLRVMIDSFGARGVYLARHEGQAPDVDSVVHVDGGEYDPGQFVDVKITGSRAYDLLAKPIVKGLPILGH, from the coding sequence GTGACGATGCCCAGTGTTTCATTCGTGTCCCTTGGCTGCCCCAAGAACCTGGTTGACTCCGAGAAGATGCTCGGGATGCTTGCGGAGGCGGGTTGCCCGATCGTGGGCGGCGACACGGGGACCGGCGACGTGATGATCGTCAACACCTGCGGATTCCTGGCGGCATCGCGCGATGAGGCCGTCGGGATACTCCGCGAAGCGGCGGAGCAGAAGAATCGCGGTGAGATCAAGCGTCTCGTGGTTGCCGGATGCCTGGTGCAGCGTGACGGGCGCGGCCTTCTGGAAGACGTGCCGGAGATCGACGCGCTGGTCGGGGTTCACAATCGGGCGGATATCGTCCGGGCGGTGACGGGTGTGCATCTCAGCCGTCCCGGTCGCGGCGCCACGGCGAAGACGCCGGCGTCGACCGGAACCACCTCCGGTCGGACTGCGGCCGCGTCCACCGGCGGACGCACCGGGAGCGGCGACCTTTTTCTTGGCGAATACCACGCGAATTCGTGGATCGGCGCGAACAAATCGGACCGGGCGCGGCTTCGCCTGACGCCGGTTCACTACGCATATCTTCGCATGAGCGAAGGCTGCAATCAGAAATGCACTTTCTGCACAATTCCATCGATTCGGGGGCCGATGCACAGCAAGTCCGTTCGAGAGATCATGGCGGAAGCGCGTGAGCTGATCACCGACGGCGCGGTCGAGATCAATCTGCTCGGGCAGGACACGACGAGCTACGGCACGGACATCGCGTATGAGCCCGGTCTGAGCGGGCTGCTCCGAAAGCTGAACACGCTGGAGGGCGTTGAGTGGATTCGTCTGATGTATGCCTATCCGAGCGACTTCACCGACGACATGATCGAAGCGATTGCAGACTGTGAGAAGGTGGCGAAGTACATCGACATGCCGCTTCAACACATCAGTGACCGGGTGCTCAAGTCGATGCATCGGCGCGTGACGCGCAAGCAGACCGAATCACTCCTGGCGAGATTGCGTGAGCGAATTCCGGGCGTTTCGATTCGAACAACCTTCATCGCGGGCTTTCCCGGGGAGACCGACGCGGAACACCGGGAATTGCGGGAATTCATCCGCGAGTTCGGCTTTGACATGCTCGGCGTATTTCCATACAGCAACGAGCCGGGCACGCCGGCCCACCGCATGAAGGGTCATCTGCCGCCCGCACTGATCCAGGAACGGGTTGAGGACCTGATGCTGACGCAACAGGAGGTCGCATTCAAGCGGGCGTCGGCGAGACGAGGCGAACGGCTCCGTGTGATGATCGACAGCTTCGGTGCGCGCGGGGTGTATCTGGCGCGGCACGAGGGACAGGCGCCGGACGTGGACAGCGTGGTCCACGTGGACGGTGGCGAGTACGATCCGGGACAGTTTGTCGACGTGAAGATCACGGGCAGCCGGGCGTATGATCTTCTGGCGAAACCGATCGTGAAGGGGCTTCCGATACTCGGTCACTGA
- a CDS encoding secondary thiamine-phosphate synthase enzyme YjbQ has protein sequence MPVETHRIQLETLGNAHVVDLTPKLIEVMNFSDITNGIALLFVLGSTAGITTTEFEPGLVQHDLKHCFDRIAPESGHYMHEQTWHDNNGHSHVRASLLGPSLTVPILDRKPSLGTWQQIVLIDFDTQPRQRTIIVQVLGE, from the coding sequence ATGCCCGTCGAAACACACAGGATTCAACTGGAAACACTGGGAAACGCCCATGTCGTTGACCTGACACCCAAGTTGATCGAAGTCATGAACTTCTCGGATATCACCAACGGAATCGCACTGTTGTTCGTCCTGGGCTCAACGGCCGGAATCACGACGACCGAGTTCGAGCCGGGACTCGTTCAGCACGACCTCAAGCACTGCTTTGATCGAATCGCACCCGAGTCAGGCCACTACATGCACGAGCAGACATGGCATGACAACAACGGCCATTCCCATGTGCGGGCGTCTCTGCTCGGGCCGAGCCTCACGGTTCCGATCCTGGATCGAAAGCCGAGTTTGGGCACATGGCAGCAGATCGTCCTGATCGATTTCGATACGCAGCCGCGGCAGCGCACGATCATCGTCCAGGTCCTCGGCGAGTAA
- a CDS encoding HU family DNA-binding protein: protein MAKKKASKAPAKIKISSASKARTKSEIYKVLAETAGLSRSQVVSVFGGMSALIEADLSKKGPGIFTVPGLLKIKRIHKPATKAREGINPFTGEKQMFKAKPARNVVKALALKALKEMANK from the coding sequence ATGGCAAAGAAGAAAGCAAGCAAGGCGCCGGCGAAGATCAAGATCTCGTCGGCCTCCAAGGCCCGCACGAAGAGCGAGATCTACAAGGTCTTGGCCGAGACCGCGGGCCTCAGCCGGTCGCAGGTTGTTTCAGTCTTCGGCGGCATGTCGGCACTGATCGAAGCCGACCTCAGCAAGAAGGGGCCGGGCATCTTCACCGTTCCCGGCCTTCTCAAGATCAAGCGGATCCACAAGCCGGCCACCAAGGCTCGCGAAGGCATCAATCCCTTCACCGGCGAAAAGCAGATGTTCAAGGCGAAGCCCGCGCGAAATGTCGTCAAGGCGCTCGCCCTCAAGGCTTTGAAGGAAATGGCGAATAAGTAA